From the genome of Globicephala melas chromosome 14, mGloMel1.2, whole genome shotgun sequence, one region includes:
- the GTF3C6 gene encoding general transcription factor 3C polypeptide 6 translates to MATPAGGAHGSETERRSGGMAAVAEEPSRGYWDEEEEEEEEEEDAEQLVLVELSGIIDSDFLSKCENKCKILGIDTEKPILQVDSYVFAGEYEDTLGTCVIFEENVEHVDAEGNNKTVLKYKCHTMKKLSMTRTLLTEKKEGEENIGGVEWLQIKENDFSCRPNMICSFLHENEEDEVVAPDPDKSLELEEQEIQMKDNSNLSYEQEKPPNLDIEDSGPLIDIPSSETEGSVFMETQETALEITPR, encoded by the exons ATGGCGACTCCGGCGGGCGGGGCCCACGGCTCGGAGACCGAGCGGAGGAGCGGCGGCATGGCGGCGGTGGCCGAGGAGCCAAGTCGGGGATACTGGgacgaggaagaggaggaggaggaggaggaggaggacgca GAGCAGTTGGTTCTGGTGGAATTATCAGGAATTATTGATTCAGACTTTCTctcaaaatgtgaaaataaatgcaAGATTTTG GGAATTGATACTGAGAAGCCCATTCTGCAAGTGGACAGCTATGTCTTTGCTGGAGAGTATGAAG ACACTCTTGGGACCTGTGTTATCTTTGAAGAAAATGTTGAACATG TGGATGCAGAAGGCAATAATAAAACAGTGCTAAAATATAAATGCCACACAATGAAGAAGCTCAGCATGACAAGAACTCTTCtgacagaaaagaaggaaggagaagaaaacatag GTGGTGTGGAATGGCTGCAAATCAAGGAAAATGATTTCTCCTGTAGACCCAACAtgatttgtagttttctgcatgAAAATGAAGAGGATGAAGTTGTAGCTCCAGACCCAGATAAATCTTTGGAGTTGGAAGAGCAAGAGATTCAAATGAAAGATAATTCAAACCTGAGTTATGAACAGGAGAAACCACCGAACTTGGATATAGAGGATTCTGGTCCTCTTATTGATATCCCTTCTTCTGAGACAGAAGGCTCTGTTTTTATGGAAACTCAAGAAACTGCCTTAGAAATCACTCCTAGATGA